Genomic window (Streptococcus porcinus):
ACGAATCTGATAACCGTTTTCGGCAACATTTCCTAAAGAAAATAAAGGCTTCCCAAGGATAACAGCATGTGGTTGTAATTGACTAGCATAATAAGTAGCTCCTAAAGTTCCCATTGATAAGCCAGACATAATCATTTCCTGAGAGTTAAAACCTAGATAGTCTAATTTTTCTGTGATGAAATCTGTTACCTGTTTTTCCAGTTGCTTACTAGCGAGGTAGAAAGAGCCACCTTCTAGTCTTGTATCTCCTATCAAGATAAAAGGTGCTTTTAATTGAGACATCATCCGGTAACCTTCAAACCCTTCTGCCGGTCGGTAGCCAGAGAAATAAACATTAAGCGGAGGCTTCAAATCACCAGGACTAAAGTAAGCAATTAGCTCTTGCCGATGGTCATCAACTAGTCGCTGTCCCCCAGCTATAAACTGCCCAAACCGTCCACGACCTCTTCTTTGGTGTAAGGACCCAACCTTTAATTTACCTCGTCCTTTAACATATAAAGTAAAGGACAAGTAGTGATTTTTATCTTTTGCACAAATAGTAAGTTGATCTTTTAAATCTGATTCTGAGAAACTAGTAACCTCAACTATCTCAGAAGTGCTTTCTGCGAAGCTATAAACTTTCAAATTAAGCGTCAGGTCGCCTTCTTTAACATATTCCAACCAAAGATTTAAGGATTGTCCTGAAAGATGTAAACTATTATAACGCCAAGTTAGTAACGGCTGAAATTCCTGACTAAAGTCACCTTCAAAAACAGTAAAGGCATTACCTTCATAAGAGACTTGCCCTAAGAAGCTTTCTGAGACATCAACATAGCGCATGTCAGCTTTGGAGCCCTCTTGATTAGGAAAAAAGTTTTGTGCTAGTTGCTTCACCAACTCTTCTGGTGCAGTCATATCTATTGACTCAGCTAGTTTTGATGTAAATAAACGCGACTGTAGCTTAGTATTAGTAATTCGATTATTGTAAAAGACAGAATAAGGCATAGCAAAATCAAGCAAGTCTTCATAACTATCCTCATAATCCAGCTCATCAGTGAATAAAATAACTGAGAAAGGAGCAACAGGCTTCCCTTTTGAGTCAATGAGCGATATCTGATAGTCGGTTGGCAGGCAATATGACCAATCAATAGTCTCAGGCATAATAAGTAAGTCACTCCAATTTTGACTGCCTATTTGAAGGACTCTAATTTTTTCTTTAGTCATTTTTGTCCTCCAATTGAGCTTTCCATTTAGTGATTAAAGCTTGCCCTGTATTTTCAGCAATTTTCTCAATGGAATAAACCAAAGACTGATTCCAACGTGACAAGCCCTTTAAATAATAATCCAAACCTTTACTAATATCATCAATTTGACTAGCTATATAACCATTTTTCTTATGGCTTACATAGGCCGTTTGCACTTTATTAATTTGAGGAATCCCCGAACTAATAGCAGCTATTTGATGATACAAATCCGGCTCCTTTCCAAAGTCAATTACAATACGACTTCTTTTAAATGCAGCAATAATATCATTTTCTTCTGTAATAATTAGAATGTCCGCTCTTAAAGCTTTTTCTTCCGTATTTTTGTCAGGCAAGCTATCCTCTTTATTAGACAATTGATTTGGGATATAGGTCTCGAGATATGTCTCGAGTAAATCCTGCAACTTTGTAATCCGTTCACCATAGCGTTGATAGGTAGCAACTCTTAAAGTAAGCAATTCATTTTCAGCCATCCTTTTAAAAATTAAGGTTAGGATAGCTTTCATAGCTTCTTCACCCACTGTATCTACAAAGAAATAGATTTCCAATACTTTTTGACGGATACTTAGACCCAAGTCAAAGCGACTATCAAAAGGGGAAAGTTGGATAATAGGTGGCAAGGCATTTTCTTTTTCCAGTGATTGCAAAGCAGTTACATTTTTATCAGTATCAGATACTAAAAATTGGGCTTCTGAAAAAGTTTCCCTCTCAGCAGGGCTTAAAGAATCTAACTTTTGTCGGCTTTGGTAAAAGGAAAAGATGGTTCGTCTACGGATACCTTTAAAGAAAGTATTATGTTGCTGATGGCTGGCAATAACAAAGATATCGGCAGGATTTGTTACAGCTATCTCTTGATCAATCATTTCTCTAATCAGTGTTTCCCAATTGTTATAAGTTTTTTGCTTCAGCAATGGGATTTGTTTAGCATTGATGACAATTCTATCAGCGACAGCTTGATCTAAATATTCTCTAAGACACCATGAGCCTGCTTGATTCACATAATCTTGATAGCTTGCTTGGCCATTTTTAAAATAAAGGATACTGGAAAGAAAACCTCGGTCATCAAAAACAAGTTGCTCTTTTACTCTTTTGCCATCTTTTTCAAAACGAATGATTTGGAAAAGCCTTCCATCAGTTGCAAACTGCAAGCGCGCGTAGAGGTGGTCATTGACAAGAACACTAACTGTGAATGGTGAATATAAAAAGGTCGCTCCTGCTGGCCAATTTAGGGTACGCCAATCTAGTGGAGAGGACTTGCTCTCTTGGCAATTTTGCAGCTGATCAAATAAAGACCAAACCTCAACTTCAAGTAAGCCTTTTTGGTGTAAAAAAGCTCTTAAGTGAGGGGAGTAGTTCAGAATCATGATGCGAACGTTTTCTTGGTTGTCATGAAAGACCTTAATTTGATTGACACTATCATCAAATTGTAAATATTGATTGATATGTGTCCATTCCTTGGTATCATCATACCAAGGTCGATCTTTTTGATACCAAGCTGGAATAAAGTGGTACATAATTTCTCTCTCAATTATAAAATATTGCGGTATTGTTTATTCAGTTGAAGCATCTCAACTTGATCAAAAATCGTAAAAAGTAGAGTGGCTAAAATCAAAACAGTTCCTGGAAAGGTTGATATAGTTGTATCAACCTTATAATAATGCCCTAAAACTAGTGGAAAACCAATCATAAAGCAGGTGTAGGCTCCCCCTAAAAAGCCAACTTGTTTTACAATCTGGTTTAAAAATGTAAAAGTTGGAGGGCCAGGTTGAACCCCGTGGATATAATCACCCATCTCCTGCAAACCCTCGGTTACCTTATCTGGCTTAACATTTACCAGAGCAAAACCAATGGTTAATAAAAAAAGTATTATTAAATAAACAGTTAAACCAAATGATTTTGATAAAACTAAATTAGAAATCAAATAAGCTATCGTTTGATTATGAGGGTATATCATTTGTAGTCCAGATAAAAAGTATTGGGGTAAAACTAGTAAAGTCATACCGTACATTATTGCCATCCCACCAGCTACATTCATCTTGATTGGAATGTAAGATTTGTGGGCAAAATCATTATGAATCATCACACGTTCTAAAGGAATCCGATACTCAGCCCGCTCTAAAAAGATTGTTACGACTAATGCAATAATAGCAAAAGTGAGGATCAGTCCATAAACCCATAAGTGGGAATTAAAATGAGAATCTTTAGCAATGGCTTGAGATAAACGAGCTGGTAAACTTGATACTAATCCTACTAAAATAATGATACTTGAACTTCCTAATCCAAATATCATGTTTAAATTAGCTAGCCACATCATAACAAAACAGCCCGCTATTGATAAAAATGATACGATAATCAGAAAACCAAGACGATCAAAAGGAAGCAACCAGGTTTGAAAGGTCATGAAACTCAAGAAACCTAGCGATTGAATGATACTGATAATAATCATAATGATTTTACGCCACCTATCTGCAACAACCATTGGCATTTTCTGTAAATTTAATTTTTTACTCGTACTGAAAAATCCCCAAAGAATCATTGTTGACATCCAAGGACCTAAACCTAGAGTGAATAATGAAACCTGAGAGAAATCACCCCCAGATACCAGACTGGCAATAGTCATTAAATCACGATTTAAACCACCAAAAGCTGAGGCATCAACATCAACCAAGGGAAGCGGAATATGTCTTCCTATTAAATAAACTAATATGATAAGTAAGCTTGTGATTGCCTTTTTCTTCAAAGGTGATTTAACCATTTGCCGTTTGGCCTGCATATTAGAACCCCAATTCTAATTTTTTGATTTTTTATATTTACGCCTCTATTGTAGCATAAAGCGCCAACAATGTTTGAGCTTTTTAACTAGAAATCATTTTTTGAATCGGATTTTTTGCTAAAAATTTCTCATCAAAAAAAGCCGTCACAGTTGACGACATAACTACCTGACCTTAGTTTTTACCTATCCTACAGAACCTTCCATTTCATAGGCAATAAGTCGATTCAACTCAACAGCATATTCCATTGGTAATTCTTTCGTAAAGGGTTCAACGAATCCCATGACAATCATCTCCGTCGCTTCGCTTTCGGTCAAACCACGACTCATCAAATAATAGAGTTGCTCTTCTGAAATTTTAGAAACCTTTGCTTCATGTTCTAAGGCGACTTGAGAATTGTGAATTTCATTAAAAGGAATGGTATCTGATTTTGAAATATCATCCATTAGAATTGTATCACACTCAATATGAGAAACAGATCTTTTGGAATTAGGATTAAAGGTTACCTGACCTCGATAGTCTACTTTTCCTCCACCTTTAGCAATAGATTTTGACACAATTGATGATGAGGTATGGGGAGCATTATGAATCATCTTAGCACCCGTATCTTGATGCTGACCAGCGTTAGCAAAGGCGATAGATAACATTGTTCCACGTGCACCGGGACCATCCAAGTAAACAGATGGGTATTTCATAGTTGTTTTAGCACCAAGATTCCCATCAATCCACTCAACCGTCGCATCTTGTAAGGCACGGGCACGCTTTGTTACCAAATTATAAACGTTATCTGACCAATTTTGGATTGTTGTGTAACGCATATAGGCACCCTCTAAAGCAAAAATCTCGACAATAGCCGCATGCAGACTATTGCTAGAATAAGTAGGCGCCGTACATCCCTCTACATAGTGAACACTTGCTCCTTCATCCACAATAATCAAAGTTCTTTCAAATTGGCCAGTATTTTCATTGTTGATGCGGAAATACGTTTGCAACGGAATGTCGACCTTAACCCCTTTAGGCACATAAATAAAAGTTCCACCTGACCATACAGCTGAATTTAAGGCTGCTAATTTATTGTCTGTGGGAGGCACTAATTTTGCAAAATAACGTTTGAACAAATCCGGGTATTCTTTCAAGGCCGAATCAGTATCTGTAAAGATAATTCCTAGTTTTTCAAATTCATCCTTCATATTGTGGTAAACCACTTCTGATTCATATTGAGCAGAAGCACCAGCTAAATAGGCGCGTTCAGCCTGAGGGATCCCAATCCTTTCAAAGGTCTCTTTGATTTTTTCTGGGACATCATCCCAGGAACGAGCTGGCTTATCTGATGCCTTTTGATAATAAATAATATCATCAAAATTAATATCTGATAAGTCAGCACCCCATGTTTGCATAGGCATCTTATTAAAAGTCTCAAGTGACTTTAGGCGAAAATCAAGCATCCATTCCGGTT
Coding sequences:
- the sufB gene encoding Fe-S cluster assembly protein SufB, with the translated sequence MSETKDMVEPNPIDLGDYQFGFHDDVQPLYSTGKGLSEAIVRELSAAKGEPEWMLDFRLKSLETFNKMPMQTWGADLSDINFDDIIYYQKASDKPARSWDDVPEKIKETFERIGIPQAERAYLAGASAQYESEVVYHNMKDEFEKLGIIFTDTDSALKEYPDLFKRYFAKLVPPTDNKLAALNSAVWSGGTFIYVPKGVKVDIPLQTYFRINNENTGQFERTLIIVDEGASVHYVEGCTAPTYSSNSLHAAIVEIFALEGAYMRYTTIQNWSDNVYNLVTKRARALQDATVEWIDGNLGAKTTMKYPSVYLDGPGARGTMLSIAFANAGQHQDTGAKMIHNAPHTSSSIVSKSIAKGGGKVDYRGQVTFNPNSKRSVSHIECDTILMDDISKSDTIPFNEIHNSQVALEHEAKVSKISEEQLYYLMSRGLTESEATEMIVMGFVEPFTKELPMEYAVELNRLIAYEMEGSVG
- the secY2 gene encoding accessory Sec system protein translocase subunit SecY2, whose product is MQAKRQMVKSPLKKKAITSLLIILVYLIGRHIPLPLVDVDASAFGGLNRDLMTIASLVSGGDFSQVSLFTLGLGPWMSTMILWGFFSTSKKLNLQKMPMVVADRWRKIIMIIISIIQSLGFLSFMTFQTWLLPFDRLGFLIIVSFLSIAGCFVMMWLANLNMIFGLGSSSIIILVGLVSSLPARLSQAIAKDSHFNSHLWVYGLILTFAIIALVVTIFLERAEYRIPLERVMIHNDFAHKSYIPIKMNVAGGMAIMYGMTLLVLPQYFLSGLQMIYPHNQTIAYLISNLVLSKSFGLTVYLIILFLLTIGFALVNVKPDKVTEGLQEMGDYIHGVQPGPPTFTFLNQIVKQVGFLGGAYTCFMIGFPLVLGHYYKVDTTISTFPGTVLILATLLFTIFDQVEMLQLNKQYRNIL
- the asp2 gene encoding accessory Sec system protein Asp2, which encodes MTKEKIRVLQIGSQNWSDLLIMPETIDWSYCLPTDYQISLIDSKGKPVAPFSVILFTDELDYEDSYEDLLDFAMPYSVFYNNRITNTKLQSRLFTSKLAESIDMTAPEELVKQLAQNFFPNQEGSKADMRYVDVSESFLGQVSYEGNAFTVFEGDFSQEFQPLLTWRYNSLHLSGQSLNLWLEYVKEGDLTLNLKVYSFAESTSEIVEVTSFSESDLKDQLTICAKDKNHYLSFTLYVKGRGKLKVGSLHQRRGRGRFGQFIAGGQRLVDDHRQELIAYFSPGDLKPPLNVYFSGYRPAEGFEGYRMMSQLKAPFILIGDTRLEGGSFYLASKQLEKQVTDFITEKLDYLGFNSQEMIMSGLSMGTLGATYYASQLQPHAVILGKPLFSLGNVAENGYQIRPDDFGTAFDIIHFLTGALNQEALEQLNQRFWQAIDQADLSKTFFAMAYMKDDDYDPTAYLDFLDRVQRKNVKVISKGIEGRHNDNSTSINQWFLNQYARIMTLDFGRKP
- the asp1 gene encoding accessory Sec system protein Asp1, coding for MYHFIPAWYQKDRPWYDDTKEWTHINQYLQFDDSVNQIKVFHDNQENVRIMILNYSPHLRAFLHQKGLLEVEVWSLFDQLQNCQESKSSPLDWRTLNWPAGATFLYSPFTVSVLVNDHLYARLQFATDGRLFQIIRFEKDGKRVKEQLVFDDRGFLSSILYFKNGQASYQDYVNQAGSWCLREYLDQAVADRIVINAKQIPLLKQKTYNNWETLIREMIDQEIAVTNPADIFVIASHQQHNTFFKGIRRRTIFSFYQSRQKLDSLSPAERETFSEAQFLVSDTDKNVTALQSLEKENALPPIIQLSPFDSRFDLGLSIRQKVLEIYFFVDTVGEEAMKAILTLIFKRMAENELLTLRVATYQRYGERITKLQDLLETYLETYIPNQLSNKEDSLPDKNTEEKALRADILIITEENDIIAAFKRSRIVIDFGKEPDLYHQIAAISSGIPQINKVQTAYVSHKKNGYIASQIDDISKGLDYYLKGLSRWNQSLVYSIEKIAENTGQALITKWKAQLEDKND